DNA sequence from the Vicia villosa cultivar HV-30 ecotype Madison, WI linkage group LG3, Vvil1.0, whole genome shotgun sequence genome:
AttagaaatttaatttttttcaggtTGAGTAGAGGTTGAGCCaccattaattataaaatagaacttttaattggaaaataataacTTTTGATTGAATGAGTGAGGAATATTATTATAAAGattattaattatgaaaaaatagagttataaattttgttgttattcttttgtatattattatttttgcaatattaaaaatattaaaaaataatttaaaaataataagcaTCGTTAGGATGACACATAAGGAATTTTCCATTTTCTTCTCTTCAagttaacatttttttatttaatttaatttgtaaataaacatttattcattaaaattattaaatttttaaggtACAGGCTAATGGATAAAATTTAATGTAATTCCTATTTACaatcttttttatttcttctcaaaattcaatatattttcaaatactataataaactcatataataattatttaaataaattcattagaaaaaaaaaatcccATAAACCAAATCAATTGATCCTCTATGTTATTCTTAAAGTTTATAAAACTACATATAATAATTACTCAAATAAATTTAGTTGAAAAACACCccacaaataaaataattatctaaaattttaatgaaattttaaatttcataaactatgacaataatatattataagtcaaccgcgcatcgcgcgggttatatactagtttctccaaaactatagtaatggagagGAAAAATGGAGAGAGGATTCTATCTCAATTGTAAGTGGATGGCCCTTTGTGTTGATttgaatttttataataaatttgttgtttcttttattattattaggtttaaaataagggttaaatatatcaTTGCTCCATCTAAATATTGctaatttcgtttttaatcctctaatttttattttattttaaacattttaataaagatgattaatatatattattattttatattagagtatttttgtcatttattatttatatatctttctttcctttttctttctactCATTTTCACTTCTACCAAACAACTAAACAATCATCTTACTTTCCTTTCACTTTCATTCCTTATACTTTCTTTCTTATTACTTTCTTTCCTTCAACTTTCTTCTCCCATCCAAACAAAGAGTTAAAAATTACAAAGCAAAAAGATTAAATTTGTCTATTCATAAACAACACAATATTCCAACCTTTTCATCATATCTCATTTCGCCACCTGTAATGTTCATTAGACAAAAGAATCCTTCACAATCTTTCACGTTTCTCCCTCTCTCTATTTTCTCTCTTATCGTCCCTCTTCTCCTCTCCCTCACTTTTTCCAATCTCTTCTTATTCTCTCTTTCAAACCATATCTACGGCCACCACACATCCGCCGCCGATGTCACTCTTTTTGGCAGCCAATGAAAACGCGAAGCACCTGTCACTCCGCCACGGGGACCAAACGGCAACCACCACTTTTAGATCCAACACGAGTATTTCTCTTTTCCTTCACTATATTGATTTCAAGGTTTGTGTTCCTAATCCTTTTTGTTCTTATTAGAATATATTATTAGCAAAAATAGAATATGATATATTATTAGCCAATTTCTATCTTAAGTAATATCCTAATGTAAATTGAATAGGTTTTATTACTATAGAATCAATATTATTTAACACAATGATACATGACAGGGATTCAATCATTCCAATAGTCTATTATTCTATTATGGAATTAAGAGCATGTTTAGAATCCTAAACATGCATTTTTTCCAGCCGACCCTAATCCCTCAAATTACCATGGCTGATATTTCTCCACCTCCTTCTCCCAAAATCCACAAAAGCTGCTACCCCAACCACCATCTCTCTCATTCATCCTGCACTCACTGTTTCTAATATCACAAACTTTATCAAAGTCACCCTTGACATTGAGAAAATCCAATACAACACATGGTCTGAACTATTTAAAATACATGCCCAAGCATACGAAGTTCTCGACCACATCATCCCTCCATCACCAATCAATTCCACTTCTTCACCCTCTCTCAAAGAAACTGATCCATCTCTATGGAAACGTCTCGATGCCATTTTTTTGCAATGGATTTATGGAACTATATCCATTGATCTTCTTCATACAATTATCGAACGCGACTCCACCGCTTAACTTGCTTGGGATCGCCTGTTTGATATAGTTTTTGATAACAAAAATTCAAGAGCTCTCTATCTAGAGCAAGAATTTTCCAGAGTTAGCATGGAACAATTTTTTGATGCCGCATCATACTACCAACACATCAAGTCTCTTTCCGACCAACTCTCCAATGTCGATGCACCTGTTTCTAACGAACGTATGGTGCTTCAACTTGTCTCCGGTCTCTCTGATGATTATGCTATTGTCGGGTCTCAAATCCGCCATTCTAATATTCTTCCTCCCTTTTACAAATCTCGTTCTATGGTTGTTTTGGAAGAAATGGAATGTGCAAAACGAACGAAAATTACCGCTGTCAATTCCACTTTTTTAGTCGCTCAGGAAGAGAACAACTCAGATTATTCATCTTCTCATCGTCCCAACCGCAACTACAGCAACAACAATGGAGGTCGCGGTGGTCGTGGAGGTTCTAGACATAATCGTGGTAGTCGAGGTCGCGGACGAGGAGGAGGTCGAGGTGGACGATTTCATAACTATCAACAAGGATCATGGCAGCAAACACAGATATCACAGCATCAATGGGCCACTCCTTGGAATGCACAGTGGCAGTCGTGGGCTATTCCCCCTTGCCCTTATCCTACAACCGGCAATTGGCAAAGACCATTAGCTCCAACTCGTCAGTCTAGTATATTGGGAGCAATACCACAACAAGCACATGTTGCTGCAACTCAGTCATCATATGCACACACGTGGTATAAGGCGCCTTGGGCCGAAGGTTTGGATTGGCCCAATTAGAATGATTGGGTCGGTCTAGAACACTAATATTGTGCAAATACAAGTTACGGAACGTCAAGTCAAAGAAAGAAGCTGTCAGGATTCAAAAAGCTTTTGATTTAGGATTGGAGCCGTCTCCGCTTGTACCTAATGGAATTGTGGATTTCTTGCTTCAAAATTCACCATTGGCTGAAGTTGACTTAGTTGAttgcagaaaaaaaaaaagacCTCTTGGAAAGAGACATTTATaattggtttgttttattttttctttcgtTCTAAGGTTTTATTTAACACTATCTCCTTGGTTATAACCAGTAACTACAATTTATCAACTAGTTACTAGTTATAACCAAGGAGATAGTTACTAGTTATAACCAAGGAGATAGTGTTAACTAGTTGATAAAGAGAGAAATTTATAAGATTAAAGGTTATTGTTATTGTGAGTAAAATACAATCTGTCAAACCACCCCGTCACACTAGAacttgtccaatgtgttgattatTGTTGTTGATAGAACATTCTCACAGGATATTTGGTAGTGTCTGGATTGGACTCGTGATAGAGCTTATATGTTGCAAATTTTCCCTCTAATTtgtaatcaataaaaatatcatatccCAAATGTATTGTTCCTGTGTTTGAATTGTTTTGAGTGAAGATGGATTTAAGGCTCTTTTAATCTATTTAAGTCCTATCTAATTCATAAATATTGTATAAACATAAAATTTGCAATGACAAACACattacaattttttatataatataaagttTGTATGACCGGCATGTTTTAGGAAAAAAATTTATCTTTCATTAGTACAATCAATTAATCGTTCTAAAATATTACCTACATCATTTCTCatacaatatatttttataaagtaGTATGCATGACCTGCATGTTTTagtaaaagaaattttttttatagacctcccaaccttctagctcacctctggtgaaaaactcaAACTACCTCTGACtttggaaatgcatcttcgaaatgtaagaaaaaggtgttttcggagatgcatctccgaaagcatcttttttttttaaaaaaacattgtcttatttcgaaagttcatttccgaaaacagcatttcggaagttcatttccgaaatactgcacgttttgcagattaagcaaaacagcctcctcccccaattcatttaccctaaataaacttcaaactcaaccccaaagagtTTTTTCTGCAAACCACTTCCAAGGCTACATTATATTCCACATCTAGttgctctactacattcaaaagtcctccaatctattcaatcggtaagcattttgattttaagatctatgattaaaatttatattagggtgtttacaaatagcaaaaaatgtattaggttaggtttgtagtgatatttaggatgtttagaatgtgtaaacataggtttgaagtttgattttagggtttgccatggaagttgcagaaaacttctgcgtaggggtgtttcggaagttcatttccgaaaacacctccattcccagtttcggaaatgaacttgcgaattgtatcagaagtgcaattttttttagttctttatgttgtctcgcatattaatcgatttcaattgttttcaggaacatgtcagacaacctagcacgcatcagacagggtagagagactcagactgcgtcggctagacgcgagcgggcggcgcagctggcgtcgacacggtGACGGGGACAGGGTCGGGGACGACGTATGCGAGTTCCCatggagatggacgagggtacctctacatctggatcgaggagtcgtctggctcgggtatcttcctCCCGCCAGTAagaggaggaggagaaggaggtacCGGAGGTGGCAGtatcataccacgaggcggaggatgtaccagatgttgaccctccactcggggaggaggatgagcaggaggagggcttcTCGGGAGGGCCTAGTGACACTTCAgtgctgatatcctaccgcgatcacgtcgctcggcgtatctgggagggagaggtattttttataatttacccgactacattatttaaccgtttataatttagacgtttattcaatattttattaactgtctatttaacatactttttatttgtttttttgtaacaggagagagagacgttgaaaatggtgaaccatgcccgaaagattttcagtctgtttaaaccgactaccgagtggtttaacgacgctgtgagaggttcagggctcagtgggctttgcatgcgggtcacccaggactggcacaatgtggaggggtacgtcacatggttctatcggtgtcacatcctctgctgacacccgacgctcccggcgctcctaggccagcacacgaggagatcctagagaaccagcagggcaaggatgaccacgccattgatctcctgccgatctgccagcggatagagatgcttgggcgggacgcgttggatcgaggtgtcgttcatcagggcggtccagaggcagtcgctgtgatggagatgatcgtcactgatgtgggccgtgcggcggcatacaggcggcagaggagggcccaggggtagagggttaggcatacccagtagtggttgggtttttttttttttgttttcggattgtatctttcgtacactattattatttggatcggatcggtttgtatatattactattcttatcatattagtatattagtattttctgtttatatatcgcttattttatttgtcgtcctcctttaattaaaaatacgaggctgtttccgaaaccccccaaaatctgaaaaaaggtgttttcggaagtgcatctccgaaaacaccccccatttggtgttttcggagatgaactttcgaagtctgagaaaattaaaaaaaaaaactttgaaagttcatttccgaagcaggagtaaactggggttttcgctgggggtgacccccatggGGAGATGGATAAAGAAAAAACCTAGTAAAAATACTTTATCTctttcattataaatatttttttaacaaaggTGTATTCTTTGTACTTAATTGCAAAGACTAATTTTTCGAACagaagaaaatataataaataataaagctctctcttaaaaaattaatattattatgtgCCAAATGAATTTAAACTTAAAATTTATAGTTAAACCGAAAGAAATTCCTAATCATCTCAttcaaatgttatttaattattgtttatatatttgagATTAAAGAGTGCATTCCTCCTTTTAAAATTTCATCTGATGTTCTCTATTAAATTTCCTTGAAGACTTTATaggaaaattgtattttttttataagatagGAAATGGTAATGTTCCTACCATAATACTACGTTTTCAAAtcacttaattaaaataaagtttCTTCAGAGTTAAGTGTCTTGTTTAATTTTGAGatgaatattataatattaattgtcatattttattttaagataaatattttgaaattagttGTCTCATTTAATTTTGAAATGAATAAGAGAAAACTGTGGATATTATAAATTCAGTGGGGGTATAACGTGCCAATAAATTAAGTGAAAAATggtataatatattataataaacttttttaattttatttaatcacttaataattaaaattcttaattttataaataactaatataattaatataaatatctgTGCATGCATAATTAACAATTATTGAAATATAATAACTAACCCATCAAAAAGGTTTATAAACCCTAGAGAGCTTATTTTCTGGTTTGAGTTCAGCATTCCAAATTCATCGTGCAGCTTCTGCAACTCAAATCAACAAATTCCGTTGGTATCCACTTTTCTAGTTTCCATTGCAGTTTTTCAAGAGATATTGATTCACGATTTTTCATCTTCTGCTTAGGTAATGTCTAATGGGAGATTCTACGGTGCATTCGCCCGTTTGACTTCAGTGGTGAAGTCACTGCAATTGACCAATAGAATTAAAGCTCTAATCAACCCTAATTAATTCTAAGTTAATTTAAGCCACATCAGCTCTATGGTAAAAATAACTTTACTGTGGgacccatttttaaaaaaaacttttgattATTGCATATAAGTCCCCATTCATTTAATAATAtcttacaaattaaaattaacttttattagattacaattttttttaaactcatattatcgttcttcttcttcatccttcacCCTTCTCCCAACTTTCCTTCAAAACCCTAAATCCCTAAATTCCAtccatatgttcttcttctgcaaCCTTCTCCCAAATTGGACATACTCCGTAATTCTTCAAATCATATGTTCTTCTATCTTCTTCCACTTTCGATTTTTGTTTACTCTCTCTGCGAACCTGCGAACAGATGAACATGACTTCGACCTCTTCGGCGCCAACGAAATCATATTCTCAAGGTTGGTGAAGACAATGAGATCGATAAATATGGACGAAAGATGAAGCTGCTCAAGGTGAAGGATGGGACACTCCCACCCATTTTTTAACCGTGTTCATGTTTGATGTTGAGCTTTCAGAGTAAATTTGCGTGTAATTCAGATCTGGTTCTTTTTTCAGCAGATCATCTATGGTACAAAGCACAATGATTCCATGTTGTAGCCTCCTTTGACAGGTTCATATCGATCCAATATgtatattttccaattctatgtgATTGTGGATTAGATTTGTATTTATGTAATTAATGAATTCTGAAATGGAATTGAATTATCCAGAAATTGTGTAGTTGTGGATTAGGGATTGTATTTTATCATATGCATGAATTCTGAATTTGCATTTGAATTGAATTTTGAGGTAGTTAAATAAGATTTCACATATCTGATACATATGTTTATCTTATGGTTTGAGGACACATTTAAATGGATATGCTCCTCCATTGGGCTgttgatttttttgttatttgttaCCCTGTTTGATGCAGGTTTTATTAGCCTTATTGGTTTTGTGGTGAGCTTCTGTCTATGATGGTTAAGCATGTTGTGTGTGTCTTGGATGGTTAAGCATGCTGCTTCTGTCATAGATGGTTAAGAATTACGTGGATTCTGACCTATGGTGGTTAAGCATTATGCCCTTTGTTGGCTTTATTGATCTTTGCTTCTGTTAAATAGTTAAGCCTCGAATTATTGCCTTATGGCTTTAATTAGGCGGCAAAGTAATTTTCAACTTCCTGTAATGGAATCGTACAAGACATATTTGTCAATCTGAATGTAAAGAAGAATAAATTATCCATAATATAAAACATTATTACAGCATGAGTTAACCATTCAAAACATATATTGATAACCAAAAATATAATTGCCTAAAACTTGCTCTGAAATATTAACTCTTTTCTTGCTTTCAGGGGTTTGTTTCGACTGTAAGACATATGCGCTCATTCGTTCCTGCCATTTATGACATAACAGTGGCTGACCCTAAAAGTACTCCTGCTCCTACAATGCTAAGACTCTTAAATAGGAAACCTTCTGTGGTAAGCTCATTTAATTAAAGTTTCAGTAatacatttattttcataatcctAATCATCTAATTGAAATCCTCTGTATGCCATGACATTAGAAAATGATAAAACAGAAAATGATAAAAAACATTGGAGAAGGCAAAGTATCCGAATCAAACAATGGTGATACAGTTATTGATATTCCACCAGACCTGTTGATTACAGAATTTGAGGACCCAATCGTAGCAATAGTTAATTCTACATATCCGGAATTTACGAGCAATTCTTGCTTCTACATTGGAGGTTGTTGACAAAATATCTAAATCATATTCTTGATTTAATGGCAGGTATACATGATTCaatttttatattcatttgaaCTAACTATTTAAATTCCCAATACAGGAGACGTGCGTGATTATTTCAGTGCAAATTCTATTGATAAGTCGGAATTCCACGATGTAACATTGGTTGACATCCTCACCCCAGAATTTCTCAGTTCACTGCAAACATCAGGATTACCTAACCATCATATAAAACTAAAGGTTGGGACACCAATTATGGTCATGAGAAACATCAACCAGTATGAAGGCTTATGTAATGGAACAAGGTTGATAATAACAAAGTTGGGTGGTGTGATTTAAACTATGTGATTTTTATTCTGGTGGTAAAATTACTCTTGGTTGGGTGGAGATAGAAGTTGAGTGTTGAGCCTTTGTTGCCTTTTATATGTACCAGTATGTAAACTTGTAACAGGATCATGGCATGTCTTATGCtgtgttattattaatatatttctttagcctttacaataaaaaaaaagttcatgATGAACATGCAAAGTTCAAATCAATAACTACAAATGTAGTTGACAAGGAAATCTTCACCAATATAAATGTAGTCTGATATTAATGAAAATAATTTCAGCCACAAacactttatttgaaaaatattatgttgatttCTTTTATACTTTTAAACCAATCCTTAAATGTTTACTTATAACTGACCATTCAAAACATAACACCCAACTACAATGACTATTGTGAATCAAACCTCAAAATAACAACACTGACATACTTAATaccataatttaaaacaaaagcatcatataacataaaaacatttatattacacaaaataacataaaaacaaaaacactcaTTGTCAAGAGAAACTGTTTTCAACATGTTCACACACACAAATACAACTGATATTTTGATATACATTCATGTCTTTGACTTAAATAAAAACACAATCATCAAGCTCTTGATCTGTTGACGACTGACACAGCAACCAATTGTGTTCCAGATGTAATAGCCGGGCTTGGTTTGTCACACATTACAAATCTAAGACGATCACCATCCTGAATGCGGCATTCCTTCACAAAATCAGACCACCCATCGTAAATGAACCTCTCAACAAAATTCTTTCTCTTAGCATAATGGAGTTCACATTTGAAGACCTTTTTCAAATCTGAATCCCTGAACAAAACACGCGTATAATGCTTGTCCAAGCAACCGCGGATAACTTTTTGCGGGAATTGCTGCACATAAACATAAAACACCACAAACTATAATTACAACtgtcaaaataaaaacaacaaaaatatccaACATTCAATgcgtatatttttataattaagctAAATAACTTAATATACTTACAAGAACATTTCTCCCAGCTACCTTAGCACATTCTATAACCTTACACCACGAAAAGTACCTGTGTCCATCAACATCCTTCGTTTGAACGGGTTCTACAATCCCGCaactctttctctttttattcacGCGTTCTGACGACCTCATTTCAAATCCAGCTCTTGCACCCAAACTGACACCAACTCCCCCATCAATCGTTGTTTCTCCCGCTGCACCTTTGCCCTTCGTTTTACTATATATTCGATCACTTCTTCTACGCCCTACTTGAACCACACCCTTCACATAACCTTCCTTCAACACTGCTTTACCTTTCCGATCACTCTTAGTTTCATCACCGATCATCATTTCAGACCGACATCCACTACTTTCCCCGGTGACAACGACCTCCCGCACAGCATTCTTCCCTGCACGACTTTTCTGCCATAGATCCTTAACCTTCCGGTTTTCTGACAAGCTGTTGACCAACATCTCCCTATTCAACCTATCCCATGTTGATTCAACCTCCATCTTAGAAGTGTTCCTGCCAAAAGAAAACCCTTTTACTGGAAAATACCACATTTTATCAAAATTCTACAAACTATAAAAGCAACATACAAAAACAAACTACACACACATTCGCCTCAAATAATGATTCAatgaacataaaacaaaaactttttaaaaaaaaaacaaatcacaaacataTAACATGTTGGTGCAACCTCCATCTTCGATAAGTTGATGATAACATAAACCAATTTTAATCACCAATACATGATttgatcaaaatattacaaaCTATAAAAAATAACATGCAAAAACTATAACACACACAATCGACTCTAAAACTAATTCAGTAAACTAAAGACTCATCTGAACCTGAGTCAGCCTTTCAAACAGCCCATCATAAGACTCATCTGAGCTATAATCACTGCAAAGTACTATTCAACATTACATACTGTGTTTAGAAAACATATTACTACATGAACTTAAAAATCATACTTACGCATTTTCCAATTTGTTTGCAGTTCCATCAATACCATCTACCCCGACACCAGCAATACTTGACTCCCCAACTAAAGACTTTGAACAACTGCAAACACAAGAACAATATATATATCAGAAAAACATCCCAAAATACAAAACTAACAATATTAAAATACCATTTCTGTAAAACATCTGTCACACAACAATGTCTTTTATACTCAAACACAATAAATTAAATGTTTACCCTTTTACACATTCTGATACCAAGTCTTCACACTGATCAGGAATGACAGATGTATCAACCCTAACTATTTCAGGGACAGTAACAGATACTTCTTGCTTCACAATCACTTCATCATCCCAACCATCCTTCAAACTCTCCAAACACAAAGGATCAACATCatgacaaaaatcttcaaatgatGTCAATTTAAGCTTCTTGCCGGTACTTTCCTCATATTCCTCCGCAGCTTCAAGATACTCAAAGTAAAGTTCTTTGATCTTTGCATCAAACGGGAAGACAGGATTCTTCGATCGGCACCTACACGTATTCAGAACACTTAGATGACTGTCGATTAATAACATTATCCtacaaacaacaaaaacaagCATGCATCTAACCCAGACAATAAAACCCAGAAATCGGTACCCACATAATAACATGCAAGACGAAATATAATGCCCATACACAAAATATGAACCTACAAAACTGAACATGAACAAAAACGTCGGTGTTTACCTGTCATCTTCAACTTTCCGGTTGAGGCTTGACATTTTCGACTAAGATGGCGAAAGGTTCGTTTCGTactaaagaaaaaaggaaaaaaatagaaaCCTTGCTTTTCCCAAGGGATCCGAATGGTACTACCTCTTTGTAAAAACTCTTTCCAAACTGTTAGGATTTCTTAAATTTATTATTCCAACAATAACTAATACACACGTGAATTAatctattgattttttttatgtatct
Encoded proteins:
- the LOC131659958 gene encoding uncharacterized protein LOC131659958, which produces MEQFFDAASYYQHIKSLSDQLSNVDAPVSNERMVLQLVSGLSDDYAIVGSQIRHSNILPPFYKSRSMVVLEEMECAKRTKITAVNSTFLVAQEENNSDYSSSHRPNRNYSNNNGGRGGRGGSRHNRGSRGRGRGGGRGGRFHNYQQGSWQQTQISQHQWATPWNAQWQSWAIPPCPYPTTGNWQRPLAPTRQSSILGAIPQQAHVAATQSSYAHTWYKAPWAEGLDWPN
- the LOC131657409 gene encoding uncharacterized protein LOC131657409, with the translated sequence MRSFVPAIYDITVADPKSTPAPTMLRLLNRKPSVKMIKQKMIKNIGEGKVSESNNGDTVIDIPPDLLITEFEDPIVAIVNSTYPEFTSNSCFYIGGDVRDYFSANSIDKSEFHDVTLVDILTPEFLSSLQTSGLPNHHIKLKVGTPIMVMRNINQYEGLCNGTRLIITKLGGVI